The proteins below are encoded in one region of Fibrobacter sp. UWT2:
- the recO gene encoding DNA repair protein RecO, whose translation MIKTQAIVLHRFAYSDSSFIVKALTEECGVVSFIIKGAKRKESPFKGALDPLALSEVVFRQNPAKELQFIKETSILNWHAHLRASLMDLAIAQVMAEIVLRYAPPATPIPEEFALLKQALAEFDSPTGTTSDTAVTSAPGSVNSPGKTSADSVFSRWLLNICDLWGYHLELGVCSRCERPLAEPAADFFPESGALICKHCQGVQSARARAETLQGLWELNLAQNNPEQALQKLTGRVFVENALLSYLRNHIGFLKEIHSLSWLQEVRKLCSAQST comes from the coding sequence ATGATCAAAACTCAGGCGATAGTACTCCACCGGTTTGCGTATAGCGACTCGAGCTTTATCGTGAAAGCGCTCACCGAAGAGTGCGGCGTGGTGAGTTTTATTATCAAGGGCGCCAAGCGCAAGGAATCGCCCTTCAAGGGGGCGCTTGACCCGCTGGCACTCTCCGAGGTAGTGTTCCGGCAGAACCCGGCCAAAGAGTTGCAGTTCATTAAAGAGACATCCATCTTGAACTGGCATGCACACTTGCGGGCCTCGCTCATGGACTTGGCGATTGCTCAGGTGATGGCCGAAATCGTGCTGCGGTATGCGCCACCGGCCACTCCGATTCCCGAGGAGTTCGCCTTGCTAAAGCAGGCGCTCGCGGAATTCGACTCCCCCACAGGCACCACGAGCGACACTGCTGTTACAAGCGCGCCGGGGTCAGTAAATTCGCCGGGCAAAACGAGTGCCGACTCGGTATTCAGCCGCTGGTTGCTCAATATTTGCGACTTGTGGGGCTACCACCTGGAACTTGGCGTGTGCAGCCGCTGCGAAAGGCCACTCGCCGAACCTGCGGCGGACTTTTTCCCGGAATCGGGCGCGCTCATTTGCAAGCATTGCCAGGGTGTACAGAGTGCGCGAGCCCGCGCAGAGACGTTGCAGGGGCTCTGGGAACTGAATTTAGCGCAAAACAACCCCGAGCAGGCGCTACAAAAACTCACGGGGCGCGTCTTTGTGGAGAACGCTTTGCTATCTTATCTACGCAATCACATCGGATTCCTGAAAGAAATCCATTCCCTTTCATGGCTACAGGAGGTTCGTAAGTTATGCTCAGCCCAATCGACATAA
- a CDS encoding NYN domain-containing protein encodes METAVMIDGAFLRKKFHSKFKKDITPTDVQTFTHCILQKSGLENNSFRAYFYDCSPCTAKTSLPVTNRAFLFDSQPQYQKGLDLLSGISQLDFFAVRLGQLQFSGWSLKKKCYTQPTPYTDDCFVPNLSQKGVDIKIGLDMAWIGYQNIAKHIVLVTGDSDFIPAIKVARKSGVFVWLYTLAHNVKAELKMNADVSKSDDLRCLMQSS; translated from the coding sequence ATGGAAACGGCAGTAATGATTGATGGAGCCTTTCTAAGGAAAAAATTTCATTCCAAATTCAAAAAAGATATAACTCCTACAGACGTTCAAACCTTTACACACTGCATACTTCAAAAATCTGGGCTAGAAAACAATTCCTTTAGGGCCTATTTCTACGACTGTAGTCCATGTACAGCCAAGACCTCGTTGCCCGTGACAAATAGAGCTTTTCTTTTTGATTCCCAACCTCAATATCAAAAGGGTCTTGACTTATTGTCAGGCATTTCCCAATTAGATTTTTTCGCCGTAAGACTTGGCCAACTTCAATTTTCCGGCTGGTCTCTGAAAAAAAAGTGCTATACACAGCCCACCCCTTACACAGACGACTGTTTCGTTCCAAACCTTTCTCAAAAGGGTGTAGATATAAAGATTGGCCTAGATATGGCTTGGATTGGATACCAAAACATAGCCAAACATATCGTTTTGGTAACCGGTGACAGCGATTTCATCCCAGCCATCAAAGTTGCTCGTAAAAGCGGGGTTTTCGTCTGGCTCTACACATTAGCTCATAACGTAAAGGCCGAATTGAAAATGAACGCCGACGTTTCAAAATCAGATGATCTTCGGTGCTTAATGCAAAGTTCGTAG
- a CDS encoding phosphatase: MDNKLIATVDIGSHSCILLIAAFEEGVLVPKLQKVEVCRLGEDIYEHGAITEKRIKELEAIMTKFRMDLHALGANLKAAVMTEAMRNAENPDEVIAAVEKALWIKPRIISGEEEGKLTYRSVKEWHGEGLVTIDIGGGSTELSNGDNTFSIPVGALKMFKAMGPIPGPEYKKFVKETFKEVSFKGMTKKPVYLIGGTGTALAMVYLNKQQFDYKAIEGLELSISDLDAVTTKISNLSKELRAMLPGLENGRHEVIICGLFWLKSLLEKLRVETFKISTAGLRFGLLYENQ; this comes from the coding sequence ATGGATAACAAGCTGATAGCGACGGTTGATATCGGGAGTCACAGCTGCATTCTGCTGATTGCGGCGTTTGAGGAGGGGGTGCTGGTTCCCAAGCTCCAGAAGGTGGAAGTCTGCCGACTGGGCGAAGATATTTACGAACACGGCGCCATTACCGAAAAGCGAATCAAGGAACTAGAAGCCATCATGACGAAGTTCCGCATGGACCTGCACGCGCTGGGCGCAAACCTCAAGGCCGCGGTGATGACCGAAGCCATGCGCAACGCCGAGAACCCGGACGAAGTGATTGCCGCTGTCGAAAAGGCGCTCTGGATCAAGCCGCGAATCATCAGCGGCGAAGAAGAAGGCAAGCTCACCTACCGCTCGGTCAAGGAATGGCACGGCGAAGGCCTCGTGACTATTGACATTGGCGGCGGTTCCACGGAACTCAGCAACGGCGACAACACGTTCTCGATTCCAGTGGGCGCACTCAAGATGTTCAAGGCCATGGGTCCGATCCCTGGCCCCGAATACAAGAAGTTCGTGAAGGAAACCTTCAAGGAAGTCAGCTTCAAGGGCATGACCAAGAAGCCGGTGTACTTGATTGGCGGCACCGGTACGGCACTTGCGATGGTCTACCTGAACAAGCAGCAGTTCGACTACAAGGCGATCGAAGGCCTGGAACTTTCCATTAGCGATCTGGATGCCGTGACGACAAAAATTTCGAACCTGTCCAAGGAACTGCGCGCCATGCTCCCGGGCCTTGAAAACGGCCGTCACGAAGTGATTATTTGCGGGCTGTTCTGGCTGAAGTCGCTCCTGGAAAAACTCCGCGTCGAAACATTTAAGATTAGTACAGCCGGTTTAAGATTCGGACTACTTTATGAGAATCAATAA
- a CDS encoding histone H1: MATTKTAKKPAAKKPAAKKPAAAKKPAAAKKPAAAKKPAAKKPAAKKPAAAKKPAAAKKPAAKKPAAKKPAAKKPAAAKKPAAKKPAAKKPAAAKKPAAKKAAKK; encoded by the coding sequence ATGGCTACTACAAAGACTGCAAAGAAGCCGGCTGCTAAGAAGCCCGCTGCTAAGAAACCCGCTGCCGCTAAGAAGCCGGCCGCTGCTAAGAAGCCCGCTGCTGCAAAGAAGCCGGCTGCTAAGAAGCCCGCCGCCAAGAAGCCGGCCGCTGCTAAGAAGCCCGCTGCTGCAAAGAAGCCCGCTGCAAAGAAGCCCGCTGCAAAGAAGCCCGCCGCCAAGAAGCCGGCTGCTGCTAAGAAGCCCGCTGCTAAGAAGCCGGCCGCTAAGAAGCCCGCTGCTGCAAAGAAGCCGGCTGCTAAGAAGGCTGCAAAGAAGTAA
- the panB gene encoding 3-methyl-2-oxobutanoate hydroxymethyltransferase — protein MLSPIDIKNKKQKGEKVSMITAYDYAFAQMAEAAGVDQILVGDSLANTMLGYKSTREIGMNEMLIFVAAVCRGAPNTHVVADMPYLSDKDPQTAYDNARRFMDVGASCVKIEGTPAGVHEYLLSHDIPICAHLGLLPQTAENFKQKGRTEEEAAAIIKAAKYVDDLGCFEIVLEHIPEELGTKITGMVNAVTIGIGGGKFTDGQVLVMHDALGMHPRKLPPFATKFVDMYSLGVEGFKKYIESVKSL, from the coding sequence ATGCTCAGCCCAATCGACATAAAGAACAAGAAGCAAAAAGGCGAAAAAGTTTCGATGATTACCGCCTACGACTACGCATTTGCCCAGATGGCAGAGGCGGCAGGCGTAGACCAGATTCTGGTAGGCGACAGTCTCGCCAACACCATGCTCGGCTACAAGAGTACCCGCGAAATCGGCATGAACGAGATGCTGATTTTTGTGGCGGCGGTTTGCCGCGGCGCCCCCAATACCCACGTGGTGGCCGACATGCCCTATTTGAGCGATAAGGATCCGCAGACAGCATACGATAACGCCCGCCGCTTTATGGACGTGGGTGCTTCTTGCGTAAAAATCGAGGGTACCCCCGCGGGCGTGCACGAATACTTGCTGAGCCACGACATTCCCATTTGCGCGCACCTCGGACTTTTGCCGCAGACGGCCGAAAACTTCAAGCAGAAGGGCCGCACCGAAGAAGAAGCGGCCGCAATCATCAAGGCTGCCAAGTATGTAGATGACCTGGGTTGTTTCGAGATAGTGCTGGAGCACATTCCCGAGGAGCTCGGCACCAAGATTACCGGCATGGTGAACGCGGTGACGATCGGTATTGGCGGCGGAAAGTTCACGGACGGTCAAGTGCTCGTGATGCACGACGCCTTGGGTATGCACCCGCGCAAGCTGCCCCCGTTTGCAACGAAGTTCGTCGACATGTACAGTTTAGGTGTCGAAGGATTCAAGAAGTATATTGAGAGCGTAAAATCGCTCTAA